GGGTGACGCCTATAATAGTACTGGTGGTGCTGAGCTTAGTATTCGGTATTGGACTGCGTGATTTATGGGGCATGCCGATGTGGGGACTGTCAGGACTATTGGCAGCATCATTTGTTGCGCCCGCAGCCCATGCTTTCACTGCTGTTAGACTTCGCAAATCATTGGTTATTTGGCTAACGCTCGCCACAGCGTTAATGCTCGTATACGTCAGTTTTGGTGATAAAATACGTCATAAGCCATCACGGATGCAGTGGCCTGAGCAAGCTTTAGCTGTGCAAGCACATAATACATGGCAGAACATGAGCAGTTGTCCATTGAATAGCGTATCAGGCGATCGCTGGCTGGGTGCTTTGGTGGCTATGAATAATGGCTTTCCATCGCAAATGATCTCAGGGCCTGCCAGCCACTCACCGTGGATGAATGCTAAACGCGTGCAACAATACGGCACCTTAGCAATGTGGCAAGATGGTGATGACCAAGATATCATGTTACCTTTGCTGGACGAGATTATCACGACTGATACTGATGCCGTTGGCAATGTAAATAACAGTGTTGGTTCTGACAAAAGCAACCTATCGCCATTGGTAAAACACCAAGGCCAATGGCAGATTGCTTGGCGTGACACCAAAGCCAATAAACCCTTAGCGATAAACTGGATCGCTTATGTACCCAGCCATTGTCTTAAGTTACCCCAATAGATAACGGCTAACTATTGGCTATTTAATAACTATTCATACCAACCAATACCGATGAGTGTTTTCATGTCACAAAGCCATCCTTACCTGTCTATTATCATGCCAGCATATAATGATGCCGAAGCGTTACAGGTATTTTTGCCAGAAGTATTTAAGTTTACTGGTGCATTAACTGTCCCTAAAGGCATTGCGAATATTGAAGAGCTTGGCAATAAAGCAACACCTGCAAACTGTGAAATCATTATCGTTGATGATGGCAGCCGTGATCATCTAATCGACGTCGTTACTACTTTAATGGCAATACGCCCGCCCAATACCACCCTATATTTGGTGCGCCTATCACGTAACTTTGGTAAGGAGCCGGCTCTTAGTGCAGGTCTTGCGAAGGCAGAGGGCGATTTAGTGGCGATGATTGATGCTGACGGACAGCACCCTTTATCAGTATTGGCTCAAATGCTCAATATGATTGAGCAATCTGGTATCGATATGGTCGCTGGTATTCAAGCCAATCGACCCCATGAGAGTAAACTGGCTAAAACCTTAAAAAGCAGCTTTTATCACTTTATACAAGACCGCCAACGCTATGAAATTCGTCCAAACGCTGGCGACTTTCGGGTAATGAACCGCAAGGTTGTTCAGGCGCTGCGTTCATTGCCAGAACGCCAGCGCTTTATGAAGGGTTTGTATGCTTGGGTATGCTTTGCTCGACATGCTTCTTATGCCATGATCGAAGGGTTTCAGGGCCGTAACCAATCTTAGGGGCGATGGCTTGAGTCGCTGACCATGTGGAGGGATAGTCGCTTGCTGCTTCAATCAGCATGCGAACGGCGCGTTCTTTAATCTCGGGGGTGTAGTTTAGTGTTTTCATTGTCGTATTCCCTCAGATTGTTGGGTCTCCGACAATCCCGGGGCGGTTCAAAGTGAGGCTGGTGAAATTGTCAGACTTTTATTAGGGCCTGCTAAATAAGTCAAGTTTTCTTTCGCTTTTAGATTTTTAAAACTATAGCAAAGCCTTTTAAAGGCTTTGCTATAGTTTTTTAATAAGCATACTAAGTTAAGTACCAAATGGGAATAAGAATCCAAGCTTGGAT
The sequence above is a segment of the Psychrobacter sp. PL19 genome. Coding sequences within it:
- a CDS encoding glycosyltransferase family 2 protein, yielding MPAYNDAEALQVFLPEVFKFTGALTVPKGIANIEELGNKATPANCEIIIVDDGSRDHLIDVVTTLMAIRPPNTTLYLVRLSRNFGKEPALSAGLAKAEGDLVAMIDADGQHPLSVLAQMLNMIEQSGIDMVAGIQANRPHESKLAKTLKSSFYHFIQDRQRYEIRPNAGDFRVMNRKVVQALRSLPERQRFMKGLYAWVCFARHASYAMIEGFQGRNQS